Proteins encoded by one window of Musa acuminata AAA Group cultivar baxijiao chromosome BXJ2-9, Cavendish_Baxijiao_AAA, whole genome shotgun sequence:
- the LOC135623284 gene encoding heat shock 70 kDa protein 8-like isoform X1, with protein sequence MERMAEQPYTVASDSETTGDDKSQSAFHDLAIGIEVGTSKCSIAVWNGAQVELLRNTRKQKSMHSYVMFKDDTSSGEASSGGSSNKTAYEEKEILSGSAIFNMKRLIGRADTDPIVHASKNLPFVVQTLGIGVKPFIAALVNNVWRSTTPEEVLAIFLVELKTMAEVQLKRLIRNVVLTIPVSFNRFQQIRVERACAMAGLHVLRLMPEPTAVALLYAQQQQQQQQQSLHGGMGSGCEKVALIFNMGAGYCDVATTATAGGVSQIKAMQGCTLGGEDILKNVLYHLLPNFDSLYSNRDTNKIRSMGLLRIAAQDAIHRLSTQSSVQINVDLGDGTKMQRVLHQSEFEEVNRNVFEICEKLIKLCLADSKLAAEDINDVILVGGCSRIPKIRSLVLGLCKKEKEYEGMDALEAAVTGAALEGAVASGITDPSGSLDMLTIQATPLSLGIRVHGGGFVPIIQRNTAIPVRKSTIFTTTQDGQTEALIVVYEGDGKMVEENHLMGYFKVTAIPLAPKGTAEISVCMDIDAANTLRVFAGAMMLGTDRANSPFFEVRMPTLDDAHGWCAQALVKTHGSALDLTTIPKELQPQKVQ encoded by the exons ATGGAACG GATGGCTGAACAACCATACACGGTAGCTTCAGATAGTGAAACAACCGGAGACGACAAATCACAATCGGCATTTCATGATCTTGCAATTGGAATCGAAGTTGGGACCTCAAAATGTAGTATCGCAGTATGGAATGGTGCACAAGTGGAACTTCTTAGAAACACGAGAAAGCAAAAGTCTATGCACTCATATGTCATGTTCAAGGATGATACGtcctctggagaagcgtcctctggAGGATCAAGCAACAAAACAGCATATGAGGAAAAAGAAATATTGTCTGGAAGTGCAATTTTCAACATGAAGCGCCTAATTGGGAGAGCAGATACAGACCCAATTGTTCATGCTAGCAAGAACCTCCCTTTTGTTGTACAGACTTTGGGCATTGGCGTCAAACCATTCATCGCAGCTCTAGTTAACAATGTCTGGAGGTCTACCACACCCGAGGAAGTACTTGCCATATTCTTGGTGGAGTTAAAAACTATGGCAGAGGTCCAGCTCAAGCGCCTAATTAGAAATGTCGTTCTTACTATCCCCGTCTCTTTTAACCGGTTTCAGCAGATAAGGGTTGAGCGAGCCTGCGCAATGGCTGGATTACATGTGCTGAGGCTGATGCCGGAGCCAACCGCTGTGGCACTACTGTatgcacaacaacaacaacaacaacagcaacaatctTTGCATGGAGGTATGGGAAGTGGCTGTGAGAAAGTTGCTCTTATATTCAATATGGGTGCAGGCTACTGTGATGTTGCTACAACTGCGACTGCAGGAGGAGTTTCCCAAATCAAAGCAATGCAAGGCTGCACCCTGGGTGGAGAGGATATACTTAAGAATGTCTTGTATCACCTTCTGCCAAACTTTGACAGCCTTTACTCAAACCGTGATACGAACAAGATAAGGTCCATGGGACTGCTACGAATTGCGGCGCAAGATGCTATCCACAGGCTCTCTACCCAATCTAGTGTTCAGATAAATGTGGACCTGGGTGATGGGACAAAGATGCAGAGAGTCCTGCATCAGTCGGAATTTGAGGAGGTAAACAGAAATGTGTTTGAGATTTGCGAGAAGCTTATAAAGCTGTGCCTGGCTGATTCCAAACTAGCTGCAGAAGACATAAATGATGTCATACTAGTAGGAGGATGCTCTAGAATTCCGAAGATTAGAAGTTTGGTATTGGGGTTGTGtaagaaagagaaggaatatgaAGGCATGGATGCACTCGAGGCTGCAGTTACCGGTGCAGCCCTTGAAGGAGCTGTTGCTTCTGGAATTACCGATCCTTCAGGAAGCTTGGATATGCTCACCATACAGGCCACTCCGCTAAGCCTAGGAATTCGAGTTCATGGTGGAGGATTTGTGCCAATCATACAGAGGAACACGGCGATACCGGTAAGAAAGAGCACGATCTTCACGACCACTCAGGATGGCCAGACCGAAGCCCTGATTGTTGTTTACGAAGGGGATGGGAAGATGGTGGAAGAGAACCATCTGATGGGCTACTTCAAAGTGACGGCGATTCCACTGGCGCCGAAGGGGACTGCTGAGATAAGTGTCTGCATGGATATCGATGCGGCGAACACGCTTCGAGTGTTTGCTGGTGCAATGATGCTGGGCACAGACCGTGCCAACTCACCTTTCTTCGAAGTGAGAATGCCTACATTGGATGATGCTCATGGTTGGTGCGCACAGGCTCTTGTGAAGACTCATGGCTCTGCTTTGGATTTGACTACCATCCCAAAAGAGTTGCAGCCGCAGAAAGTACAATAA
- the LOC135623284 gene encoding heat shock 70 kDa protein 8-like isoform X2, with product MAEQPYTVASDSETTGDDKSQSAFHDLAIGIEVGTSKCSIAVWNGAQVELLRNTRKQKSMHSYVMFKDDTSSGEASSGGSSNKTAYEEKEILSGSAIFNMKRLIGRADTDPIVHASKNLPFVVQTLGIGVKPFIAALVNNVWRSTTPEEVLAIFLVELKTMAEVQLKRLIRNVVLTIPVSFNRFQQIRVERACAMAGLHVLRLMPEPTAVALLYAQQQQQQQQQSLHGGMGSGCEKVALIFNMGAGYCDVATTATAGGVSQIKAMQGCTLGGEDILKNVLYHLLPNFDSLYSNRDTNKIRSMGLLRIAAQDAIHRLSTQSSVQINVDLGDGTKMQRVLHQSEFEEVNRNVFEICEKLIKLCLADSKLAAEDINDVILVGGCSRIPKIRSLVLGLCKKEKEYEGMDALEAAVTGAALEGAVASGITDPSGSLDMLTIQATPLSLGIRVHGGGFVPIIQRNTAIPVRKSTIFTTTQDGQTEALIVVYEGDGKMVEENHLMGYFKVTAIPLAPKGTAEISVCMDIDAANTLRVFAGAMMLGTDRANSPFFEVRMPTLDDAHGWCAQALVKTHGSALDLTTIPKELQPQKVQ from the coding sequence ATGGCTGAACAACCATACACGGTAGCTTCAGATAGTGAAACAACCGGAGACGACAAATCACAATCGGCATTTCATGATCTTGCAATTGGAATCGAAGTTGGGACCTCAAAATGTAGTATCGCAGTATGGAATGGTGCACAAGTGGAACTTCTTAGAAACACGAGAAAGCAAAAGTCTATGCACTCATATGTCATGTTCAAGGATGATACGtcctctggagaagcgtcctctggAGGATCAAGCAACAAAACAGCATATGAGGAAAAAGAAATATTGTCTGGAAGTGCAATTTTCAACATGAAGCGCCTAATTGGGAGAGCAGATACAGACCCAATTGTTCATGCTAGCAAGAACCTCCCTTTTGTTGTACAGACTTTGGGCATTGGCGTCAAACCATTCATCGCAGCTCTAGTTAACAATGTCTGGAGGTCTACCACACCCGAGGAAGTACTTGCCATATTCTTGGTGGAGTTAAAAACTATGGCAGAGGTCCAGCTCAAGCGCCTAATTAGAAATGTCGTTCTTACTATCCCCGTCTCTTTTAACCGGTTTCAGCAGATAAGGGTTGAGCGAGCCTGCGCAATGGCTGGATTACATGTGCTGAGGCTGATGCCGGAGCCAACCGCTGTGGCACTACTGTatgcacaacaacaacaacaacaacagcaacaatctTTGCATGGAGGTATGGGAAGTGGCTGTGAGAAAGTTGCTCTTATATTCAATATGGGTGCAGGCTACTGTGATGTTGCTACAACTGCGACTGCAGGAGGAGTTTCCCAAATCAAAGCAATGCAAGGCTGCACCCTGGGTGGAGAGGATATACTTAAGAATGTCTTGTATCACCTTCTGCCAAACTTTGACAGCCTTTACTCAAACCGTGATACGAACAAGATAAGGTCCATGGGACTGCTACGAATTGCGGCGCAAGATGCTATCCACAGGCTCTCTACCCAATCTAGTGTTCAGATAAATGTGGACCTGGGTGATGGGACAAAGATGCAGAGAGTCCTGCATCAGTCGGAATTTGAGGAGGTAAACAGAAATGTGTTTGAGATTTGCGAGAAGCTTATAAAGCTGTGCCTGGCTGATTCCAAACTAGCTGCAGAAGACATAAATGATGTCATACTAGTAGGAGGATGCTCTAGAATTCCGAAGATTAGAAGTTTGGTATTGGGGTTGTGtaagaaagagaaggaatatgaAGGCATGGATGCACTCGAGGCTGCAGTTACCGGTGCAGCCCTTGAAGGAGCTGTTGCTTCTGGAATTACCGATCCTTCAGGAAGCTTGGATATGCTCACCATACAGGCCACTCCGCTAAGCCTAGGAATTCGAGTTCATGGTGGAGGATTTGTGCCAATCATACAGAGGAACACGGCGATACCGGTAAGAAAGAGCACGATCTTCACGACCACTCAGGATGGCCAGACCGAAGCCCTGATTGTTGTTTACGAAGGGGATGGGAAGATGGTGGAAGAGAACCATCTGATGGGCTACTTCAAAGTGACGGCGATTCCACTGGCGCCGAAGGGGACTGCTGAGATAAGTGTCTGCATGGATATCGATGCGGCGAACACGCTTCGAGTGTTTGCTGGTGCAATGATGCTGGGCACAGACCGTGCCAACTCACCTTTCTTCGAAGTGAGAATGCCTACATTGGATGATGCTCATGGTTGGTGCGCACAGGCTCTTGTGAAGACTCATGGCTCTGCTTTGGATTTGACTACCATCCCAAAAGAGTTGCAGCCGCAGAAAGTACAATAA
- the LOC135623283 gene encoding probable linoleate 9S-lipoxygenase 5 encodes MIRSNILGGSKGMAVKGTVVLMRKNTLDFTDFTASLLDGVQELLGQRVSLQLVSATVGDSKHGNRGIVGEPAYLDGFVSKLPSIAAGESTFDVRFHWQEKNGVPGAVIVKNRHASQFYLKSITLNDFPGKGRIHFVCNSWVYSADKYKYDRVFFANTAYLPGETPAPLKPYREDELLNLRGEDVTGQLQEWDRIYDYAYYNDLGNPDSDAALARPVLGGSSEYPYPRRGRTGRPPTKTDPNSESRLPLISLDIYVPRDERFGHLKMADFLTYALKALVQAVVPVLEAIADETPNEFDSFEDILKLYEGGLPVAKVPLLDELRDRIPFEMIRELFRTEGNQRLLKLPIPQIIEVNKYAWRTDEEFAREMLAGVNPVIIRRLEEFPPVSKLDPSKYGNQNSRITAAHIEHNLEGLTVDQALGGNRLFILDHHDALMPYVNRINSTASKIYATRTVLFLRDDSTLKPLAIELSMPHPDGEQHGAVSEVYMPEEAGVEGSIWELAKAYVVVNDSGVHQLISHWLNTHATMEPFVIATNRHLSVLHPIHKLLTPHYRDTMNINALARQILINAGGILEATVFPAKYAMEMSAVVYKNWNFVEQALPADLIKRGVAVKDSNNELRLLIKDYPYAVDGLAIWRTIETWVTEYCAIYYPDDAVLQADVELQAWWKEVREVGHGDKKDEAWWPQMQTVSELTQACTTIIWVASALHAALNFGQYPYAGYLPNRPTISRRFMPAPGTPEYEELKAHPDKAFLMTITSQLQTILGVSLIEILSMHSSDEVYLGQRDTPEWTTDQRALVAFNRFGSTLKRIEDEIIGRNGDESLKNRNGAAQVPYTLLFPTSERGLTGKGIPNSVSI; translated from the exons ATGATCCGAAGCAACATCCTTGGCGGCTCCAAGGGCATGGCCGTGAAGGGCACGGTGGTGTTGATGAGGAAGAACACCCTCGACTTCACCGACTTCACCGCCTCCCTCCTCGACGGCGTGCAGGAGCTCCTCGGCCAGCGCGTCTCCCTCCAGCTCGTCAGCGCCACCGTCGGCGACTCAA AACATGGCAACAGGGGGATCGTCGGAGAGCCAGCCTACCTGGACGGCTTCGTCAGCAAGCTTCCGTCCATCGCCGCCGGGGAGTCCACCTTCGACGTCAGGTTCCACTGGCAGGAGAAGAACGGCGTCCCTGGCGCAGTCATCGTCAAGAACAGGCACGCGTCCCAGTTCTACCTCAAGAGCATCACCTTGAACGACTTCCCTGGGAAGGGCCGGATTCATTTCGTCTGCAACTCCTGGGTCTACTCCGCGGACAAGTACAAGTATGACCGGGTCTTCTTTGCCAATACT GCTTACCTCCCCGGGGAGACGCCGGCCCCACTGAAGCCTTACAGAGAAGACGAGCTCCTGAACCTGAGAGGCGAGGATGTCACCGGGCAGCTTCAAGAATGGGACCGCATCTACGACTACGCGTACTACAACGATCTCGGCAACCCCGACAGTGACGCAGCTCTCGCTCGGCCGGTGCTCGGTGGCTCGTCGGAGTATCCGTATCCCCGCCGTGGCAGGACCGGCCGGCCACCCACAAAGACTG ATCCCAACTCCGAGAGCAGACTGCCACTGATCAGCCTCGACATCTATGTCCCTCGGGACGAGCGGTTCGGACACCTCAAGATGGCCGACTTCCTCACCTACGCCCTCAAAGCTCTAGTTCAGGCGGTGGTTCCAGTTCTGGAAGCCATAGCCGATGAAACCCCCAACGAATTCGACTCGTTCGAAGATATTCTGAAGCTGTACGAGGGTGGGCTACCAGTGGCGAAAGTTCCCCTGCTTGATGAGCTCAGAGACCGGATTCCTTTCGAGATGATCAGGGAGCTCTTCCGCACCGAAGGCAACCAGCGTTTGCTGAAGTTACCAATCCCCCAAATCATCGAAG TCAACAAGTACGCTTGGAGAACGGACGAGGAGTTTGCTCGGGAGATGCTGGCTGGCGTCAACCCTGTGATCATTAGACGGCTGGAAGAGTTCCCCCCAGTTAGCAAGCTTGATCCCAGCAAGTATGGCAACCAGAACAGCAGAATCACAGCAGCCCACATCGAGCACAACCTCGAAGGACTGACAGTCGATCAG GCGTTGGGTGGCAACAGGCTGTTCATCTTGGATCACCACGATGCTCTGATGCCGTACGTGAACCGCATAAACTCCACCGCGAGCAAGATCTACGCTACTAGAACTGTCTTATTCCTGAGAGACGACTCCACTCTGAAGCCACTGGCGATCGAGCTCAGCATGCCGCACCCCGACGGAGAACAGCATGGTGCGGTCAGCGAGGTGTACATGCCAGAAGAAGCCGGTGTTGAGGGCTCCATTTGGGAATTGGCCAAAGCCTATGTCGTCGTCAATGACTCCGGCGTTCACCAGCTTATCAGCCATTG GCTAAACACCCATGCGACGATGGAGCCCTTCGTCATCGCGACGAATCGGCACCTGAGTGTCCTCCACCCCATCCACAAGCTTCTCACTCCCCATTACCGCGACACCATGAACATCAACGCTCTGGCTCGGCAGATACTCATCAACGCCGGTGGCATCCTTGAGGCCACAGTCTTCCCGGCGAAGTACGCGATGGAGATGTCGGCCGTGGTCTACAAGAACTGGAATTTCGTCGAACAAGCCCTCCCGGCTGATCTCATCAAGAG GGGAGTCGCCGTCAAGGATTCGAACAATGAACTCCGCCTACTGATCAAGGACTATCCTTACGCCGTCGACGGCCTAGCGATATGGCGCACGATCGAGACGTGGGTCACCGAGTACTGCGCCATTTACTACCCCGACGACGCCGTGCTCCAAGCCGACGTCGAGCTGCAGGCATGGTGGAAGGAGGTCCGGGAGGTCGGCCACGGCGACAAGAAGGACGAGGCCTGGTGGCCGCAGATGCAGACGGTCTCCGAGCTAACCCAGGCATGCACCACCATCATATGGGTGGCCTCGGCCCTCCACGCCGCCCTCAACTTCGGGCAGTACCCCTACGCAGGCTACCTCCCCAACAGGCCCACCATCAGCAGACGCTTCATGCCGGCGCCAGGCACGCCGGAGTACGAGGAGCTGAAGGCCCACCCTGACAAGGCGTTCTTGATGACCATCACCAGCCAGCTGCAGACCATTCTCGGGGTGTCACTGATCGAGATCCTGTCGATGCACTCGTCCGACGAGGTGTACCTCGGTCAGCGGGACACGCCGGAGTGGACGACGGACCAGAGGGCGCTCGTGGCCTTCAACAGGTTCGGGTCGACACTGAAACGCATCGAGGACGAGATCATCGGGAGGAACGGGGACGAGAGCTTGAAGAACCGGAATGGTGCCGCGCAGGTGCCTTATACGTTGCTCTTCCCCACCAGCGAGCGTGGGCTTACCGGAAAGGGAATTCCAAATAGCGTGTCCATTTGA